The Treponema rectale genome includes a window with the following:
- a CDS encoding SH3 domain-containing protein — protein sequence MKKTFIFITLLFISTFLWCQNLELKAVKQFSNTKEVKIVHNYELDAYNGKTGNRMFCDKNGSIFIYNDDKNILYELDSKTFQIAKSYSYDFSDIYYASELFGLYAVSNNYFFYKWTDAASIAIDRSSGKRKYVVNANSQVSSQLSYYDEETDILFFQDHNNKIHCIVHPSLDEKQNQKNFRNAEETSKLLNNGNYAPHLTLDSDNDLYIDGVRCRWNATAYETTDYVITLNNKRKTIRVFNRKESEVLNYTIPENETEESITYHPNGDWYFLTINWTTDTHTLWRIENTWDSQWREQWNKEHINFDNLDSASSTNVAVSKVMTCNDNLRLRSQEATSSSVITTMQKGSKVKILQLGKAETIDGINSNWVQVEVLSGAKDKDGKEIKSGTTGWCYGGYLE from the coding sequence ATGAAAAAGACATTCATATTTATAACTTTACTTTTCATAAGCACATTTTTATGGTGTCAGAACCTTGAACTCAAAGCTGTAAAACAGTTTTCGAATACTAAAGAAGTCAAAATTGTTCATAATTATGAACTGGATGCTTATAATGGTAAAACTGGGAATCGCATGTTTTGTGATAAAAATGGTTCTATTTTTATTTACAATGATGATAAAAATATTCTTTATGAACTAGATTCAAAAACATTCCAAATAGCTAAATCTTATTCTTATGATTTTTCAGATATATACTACGCTTCAGAATTATTTGGATTATATGCTGTCTCAAATAACTATTTCTTTTATAAATGGACTGATGCCGCCAGCATTGCAATTGATCGGTCTTCCGGCAAGAGAAAATATGTGGTGAATGCTAATAGCCAGGTTTCTTCTCAACTTTCATATTATGATGAAGAAACAGATATTTTGTTTTTTCAAGATCATAATAATAAGATACACTGCATAGTTCATCCCTCACTAGATGAAAAGCAAAATCAGAAAAATTTCCGTAATGCAGAAGAAACAAGTAAACTTCTTAATAATGGAAACTATGCTCCTCATCTGACTTTAGATTCAGATAATGATTTATACATTGATGGAGTCAGATGCAGATGGAATGCAACAGCTTATGAAACTACAGATTATGTAATTACTCTAAATAACAAGCGTAAAACTATTAGGGTTTTTAACAGAAAAGAAAGTGAGGTGTTAAATTACACCATTCCTGAGAATGAAACCGAAGAATCCATCACCTATCATCCAAACGGCGACTGGTATTTCCTGACTATAAACTGGACAACAGACACACACACCCTTTGGCGAATCGAAAATACCTGGGATTCACAGTGGCGCGAGCAGTGGAATAAAGAACACATCAATTTTGATAATCTGGATTCAGCTTCATCAACAAACGTAGCTGTAAGCAAAGTAATGACTTGCAACGACAATCTTCGCCTTCGTTCTCAGGAAGCAACATCAAGCAGTGTAATCACAACCATGCAAAAAGGCTCAAAAGTCAAAATCCTGCAACTTGGCAAAGCCGAAACAATCGACGGCATAAACAGCAACTGGGTACAGGTAGAGGTTCTTTCTGGCGCGAAAGATAAAGACGGTAAAGAAATAAAATCAGGAACCACAGGCTGGTGCTACGGCGGATATTTGGAATAA
- a CDS encoding tyrosine-type recombinase/integrase: protein MTEIEKNLGTEIELFLNYKNVSSGINSVYIQALRRFEKFCYENYADQKELTQEMIDSWCQKRSSELNGSRNTRIKVVRAFIKFLNQRGLACIELPVLMKSEKSKYIPHSFTEEELKAFFFECDHICKDGRRFSNYKNLVVPVLFRLLYSSGIRTTEARLLKREDVDFENGILKIRKGKGSDKHYVALHSSTVDMLKKYDFAMDKLKKNRTYFFEKSNGSFFDKSWLSRCFRECWYRANKTSAVPYDLRHNYATTNINSWETDSFEFNDKLFFLSKSMGHKKLVSTLYYYSIVPRLSETIKDKTESDLNEIIKEVNYEE, encoded by the coding sequence ATGACTGAGATAGAAAAGAACTTAGGAACGGAGATAGAACTTTTTCTCAATTATAAAAATGTTTCTAGTGGTATTAATAGTGTATATATACAAGCTTTAAGACGATTTGAAAAATTTTGTTATGAAAACTATGCAGATCAGAAAGAGTTAACACAAGAAATGATTGATTCTTGGTGTCAAAAAAGATCTTCTGAATTGAATGGATCTAGAAATACAAGAATAAAAGTTGTTAGAGCTTTTATAAAATTTCTTAATCAAAGGGGCTTGGCATGTATTGAACTGCCGGTGCTCATGAAGTCTGAGAAATCTAAATATATACCACATTCATTCACAGAAGAAGAATTGAAGGCTTTCTTTTTTGAATGTGATCATATTTGTAAAGATGGTCGAAGATTTTCCAATTATAAGAACCTTGTTGTTCCGGTTCTTTTCCGATTGCTATATAGTTCAGGAATTCGAACAACAGAGGCCAGATTATTAAAAAGAGAAGATGTCGATTTTGAGAACGGCATTCTTAAAATTCGAAAAGGGAAAGGCTCTGATAAACATTATGTTGCGCTTCATTCCTCTACCGTTGATATGTTAAAGAAATATGATTTTGCAATGGATAAATTGAAAAAAAATCGAACATATTTCTTTGAAAAATCTAATGGTTCTTTTTTTGATAAAAGCTGGCTTAGCAGATGTTTTAGGGAGTGCTGGTACAGAGCTAATAAAACATCTGCAGTGCCTTATGATTTGCGGCACAACTATGCAACAACTAATATAAATAGTTGGGAAACTGATTCATTCGAATTCAATGATAAATTGTTTTTCTTGTCTAAATCTATGGGACATAAAAAGTTAGTATCTACACTCTATTATTACTCGATAGTCCCGCGTCTTAGTGAAACTATAAAAGATAAAACAGAATCTGATTTGAATGAAATAATAAAAGAGGTGAATTATGAAGAATAA
- a CDS encoding RNA-binding domain-containing protein yields the protein MGDKVNNQLHELLDELRSYDTEREWFEFKENWFDQTQLGQYISALSNSAAIEGRKNAYFVWGIHNETHDVTGTNFNCNMDIKNEPLKHFLARQIYPDLNFNFEETNYEGKKVVVLTIPAARTVPTSFDNERFIRIGSSKESLRKYPEKESYLFDVLRHGFPTIENTPSKYQDLTFEKLFIYYGAKGLKLNPDNFKKNLNLLTEDGKYNILAQLLSDNSQIPLRVAIFSGKTKADKMYSIREFGYQCILYTLDEVLRYGDVLNILQADEKDRIVERKDVPLFENDAFREAVINAFVHNKWVTENEPMITVFSDKIEILSRGILPPEQTLEGFFRGESVPVNKKLSEIFLQLHISEKTGRGVPKITSTYGKSAYEFHENSIVVKIPFNWINNMGDKVGNKTGDNSQLNNTQSKIFSEIRNNPNITKPQIAQLVGVGKTTVDNAIAVLKQKGYIKRSGSNKTGFWEILNAGE from the coding sequence ATGGGTGATAAAGTGAATAATCAATTACATGAATTATTAGATGAACTCCGTTCTTATGATACTGAACGTGAATGGTTTGAGTTTAAAGAAAACTGGTTTGATCAGACTCAACTTGGACAGTATATTTCTGCTCTCTCAAACAGTGCTGCAATTGAAGGTCGAAAAAATGCTTATTTTGTCTGGGGAATTCATAATGAAACTCATGATGTTACAGGTACGAATTTCAACTGCAACATGGATATTAAAAATGAGCCTTTAAAACATTTTCTTGCACGACAGATTTATCCAGATTTAAATTTCAATTTTGAAGAAACTAATTATGAGGGTAAAAAGGTTGTTGTTCTTACTATTCCAGCTGCAAGAACAGTTCCTACAAGTTTTGATAACGAACGTTTTATACGAATTGGCTCAAGTAAAGAAAGCCTCAGAAAGTATCCGGAAAAGGAATCTTATTTATTTGATGTCCTTCGACATGGTTTTCCTACAATTGAAAACACACCATCTAAGTATCAGGATTTAACTTTTGAGAAACTTTTTATATATTATGGAGCAAAAGGTCTGAAACTTAATCCTGATAATTTCAAAAAGAACCTTAATCTTCTTACAGAAGATGGAAAATATAACATTCTTGCACAGTTGCTTTCTGATAATTCTCAGATTCCGTTAAGGGTTGCCATTTTCTCAGGAAAGACAAAAGCAGATAAAATGTATTCTATCCGCGAATTTGGTTACCAGTGTATTTTGTATACGCTTGATGAAGTTCTTCGTTATGGAGATGTCTTGAATATTCTCCAGGCAGATGAGAAAGATAGAATTGTTGAGCGAAAGGATGTTCCTTTGTTTGAAAATGATGCATTCAGGGAAGCTGTTATAAATGCGTTTGTTCATAATAAATGGGTAACAGAAAATGAACCGATGATTACCGTTTTCTCAGATAAAATTGAAATCCTTTCTCGGGGAATACTACCACCAGAACAGACGCTTGAAGGATTTTTTAGAGGTGAATCTGTTCCTGTAAATAAGAAACTTTCAGAAATATTCTTACAACTTCATATCAGTGAAAAAACTGGACGCGGGGTTCCTAAAATTACCAGCACATACGGAAAAAGTGCTTACGAATTTCACGAGAACTCTATTGTTGTAAAAATCCCTTTTAATTGGATTAACAATATGGGTGATAAAGTGGGTAATAAAACGGGTGATAATTCACAGCTTAATAATACCCAGTCCAAGATTTTTTCAGAAATTCGAAATAATCCAAATATTACAAAACCTCAAATTGCACAACTGGTTGGAGTTGGAAAGACTACCGTTGATAATGCAATTGCAGTTCTCAAACAGAAAGGTTATATAAAACGCTCAGGTTCCAATAAAACTGGTTTCTGGGAAATATTAAATGCAGGAGAATAA
- a CDS encoding L-2-amino-thiazoline-4-carboxylic acid hydrolase — translation MAFENNKPTLRNYGVDGMREISQRRAATIANMIDSAKQHGIDDSFAREGIAKYGRDNAEAMRKEMKNPDDFKEFADSFGTDHNRDIYEMEVVEKTDSRLAIHFHYCPYVEEWKKQGRSEEEISKLCEITMAGDHEFAKAFPCLDFKLDGTIADGKNVCRLLFTKKGV, via the coding sequence ATGGCATTTGAGAATAATAAACCGACTTTAAGAAATTATGGCGTAGACGGAATGAGGGAAATCAGTCAGAGGCGGGCAGCAACTATTGCAAACATGATTGATTCAGCAAAACAGCACGGTATTGATGATTCCTTTGCCAGAGAGGGAATTGCAAAATATGGCCGGGACAATGCAGAAGCAATGCGTAAGGAAATGAAAAATCCTGATGACTTCAAGGAATTTGCAGACTCTTTTGGAACGGATCATAACCGGGATATTTATGAAATGGAAGTTGTAGAAAAGACAGACAGCAGGCTTGCCATTCACTTTCATTACTGTCCGTATGTAGAAGAGTGGAAAAAGCAGGGCCGCAGTGAGGAAGAAATTTCTAAGCTCTGTGAAATAACCATGGCAGGTGATCATGAATTTGCAAAGGCATTTCCTTGTCTTGATTTTAAACTTGACGGAACCATTGCAGACGGAAAGAATGTATGCAGACTTTTGTTCACAAAGAAAGGAGTGTGA
- a CDS encoding tyrosine-type recombinase/integrase: protein MKNNAEAIKFSKYISDYLYNYAPAFLSRSKDTLKSYEDTLVLYVKFLEKEGITSSNLSRKAFERTYIEKWILWLKNERNCSPDTCNNRISTFRGFLKYLGFKDIKLMYLYEESRNIHRLKTVKKKVTGVSKKGIQELLNQPDLRTKIGRRDYTLLMLMYSSAARINEILSLKIKDLFLEGAHPYMNLFGKGEKIRTAFLMPRTVSNLNGYIESVHGKNPNPEDYLFFSPVGNRKEKLTQPAIAKRIKKYAVAGSAKSLEIPINLHSHQLRHAKATHWLEDGMNIVQIKFLLGHESVETTMKYLDVTIDEKAKALETLEDEKETSLPKKWKMDDGSLSEFLGLPR from the coding sequence ATGAAGAATAATGCGGAAGCTATAAAATTTTCGAAATATATATCAGATTATCTTTACAATTATGCACCTGCATTTTTAAGCCGTTCAAAAGATACTCTGAAATCTTATGAAGATACTTTGGTTTTATATGTTAAATTTTTAGAAAAGGAAGGTATCACTTCTTCAAATCTATCAAGAAAAGCTTTTGAAAGAACATATATAGAAAAATGGATACTCTGGTTAAAAAATGAACGCAATTGTTCTCCAGATACCTGTAACAATCGTATAAGTACATTCAGAGGTTTTTTGAAGTATCTTGGTTTTAAGGATATAAAACTTATGTATTTGTATGAAGAGTCAAGAAATATTCACAGATTAAAAACTGTTAAAAAGAAAGTAACAGGTGTTTCAAAAAAAGGAATTCAGGAATTATTGAATCAACCTGATTTGAGAACTAAGATAGGCCGAAGAGATTATACGCTTTTAATGTTGATGTATAGTTCTGCAGCGCGAATTAATGAAATTTTATCTTTAAAGATAAAAGACTTATTCTTAGAGGGAGCTCATCCTTATATGAATTTATTTGGAAAAGGTGAGAAAATAAGAACTGCTTTTCTGATGCCAAGAACGGTTAGCAACTTGAATGGGTATATTGAATCCGTTCATGGTAAAAATCCAAATCCAGAAGATTACTTATTTTTCTCGCCTGTGGGAAATCGGAAGGAGAAATTAACTCAGCCAGCCATAGCAAAACGTATAAAGAAATACGCAGTAGCAGGTAGTGCAAAAAGTCTGGAAATACCAATAAATCTTCATTCTCATCAATTACGACATGCAAAAGCCACACATTGGCTTGAAGATGGAATGAATATTGTTCAGATAAAATTCCTGCTTGGACATGAAAGTGTTGAAACGACTATGAAATATCTAGATGTTACCATAGATGAAAAAGCAAAAGCTCTGGAAACACTTGAAGATGAAAAGGAGACATCGCTTCCTAAAAAATGGAAAATGGATGATGGTTCATTATCTGAATTTCTTGGATTACCAAGATAA
- a CDS encoding YARHG domain-containing protein, whose protein sequence is MKRTILFTAIIFTMSLFCFAQEVEKIAVLEDVKYERYPGGGMGHFPLGIYFNEVNNLLVVQDPLPGTIVTINLETKAISKEEKPFLSEHAPLLLVLGNDYWGVYSDSIEYSINSTPYKYISDTNPGISFILKKDSGYIVYFLGGAIDSIGRIYSEEEAMAYLKQYDPEKYEQSKKKAAELSLYNDFIRNNVLIWGNTYYKEHNTLQQYDLQGYRYFSENYGSLGNVLGCYLNDDNIFYLKNLNLYSEIRKSGQDYSFSWYVGFGGNIYYYITGKEYTEVFRIRRTWGDPDFYAMAINGYTDDSYGKYVNKVLPTLSKAELRLLRNTIFAIYGVHFKSADLSKYFDKQVWYTDEGKSSGEITLPAHRQKLVEMIQKLEK, encoded by the coding sequence ATGAAAAGAACAATTTTATTTACAGCAATTATTTTCACAATGAGTCTTTTCTGCTTTGCGCAGGAAGTTGAAAAAATTGCAGTCTTAGAAGATGTAAAGTATGAAAGATATCCCGGAGGTGGAATGGGGCATTTTCCACTAGGAATATATTTTAATGAAGTAAACAATCTCTTGGTTGTACAGGATCCTTTGCCCGGAACTATAGTAACAATCAATCTTGAAACTAAAGCAATTTCAAAAGAAGAAAAACCGTTTTTAAGTGAACACGCACCATTACTCTTGGTATTAGGAAATGATTATTGGGGAGTTTATTCGGATTCTATTGAGTATTCAATAAATAGTACACCTTATAAATACATCAGTGATACAAATCCTGGTATAAGCTTTATACTCAAAAAAGATAGCGGTTATATAGTTTATTTTTTAGGCGGTGCCATAGATTCAATTGGACGTATTTATTCAGAAGAAGAGGCAATGGCATATCTGAAGCAATATGATCCCGAAAAATATGAGCAGAGCAAAAAAAAGGCTGCAGAGCTGAGTCTTTATAATGATTTTATTAGAAACAATGTTTTGATTTGGGGAAACACATACTATAAAGAACACAATACATTGCAGCAATATGATCTCCAAGGATATAGATATTTTTCTGAAAATTATGGAAGTCTTGGTAACGTCCTTGGATGTTATTTAAATGATGATAATATTTTTTATTTAAAAAATCTGAACTTATATTCAGAAATTCGGAAAAGTGGACAAGACTATTCTTTTAGCTGGTACGTCGGCTTTGGCGGTAACATCTACTATTACATTACCGGCAAAGAGTACACCGAAGTTTTCCGCATCCGCCGTACCTGGGGTGATCCAGATTTTTACGCAATGGCAATAAACGGTTACACAGACGACTCTTACGGCAAGTACGTAAACAAGGTTCTTCCAACCTTGAGCAAAGCCGAACTCCGCCTTTTGAGAAATACAATCTTTGCAATTTACGGCGTTCATTTTAAGAGCGCAGATTTATCAAAGTATTTCGATAAGCAAGTCTGGTACACAGATGAAGGCAAATCATCCGGCGAAATTACACTTCCAGCTCACCGCCAGAAACTTGTTGAAATGATACAAAAGCTAGAGAAATAG
- a CDS encoding pyridoxal phosphate-dependent aminotransferase, which translates to MPELSDRTAGFTDSVIRRMTRISNQYNAVNLSQGFPDFEPPEKILQRLAEVTREDFHQYAVTWGAQNFREALAKKITHFSGVDVDPNAELVVTCGSTEAMMAAMMSVTNPGDKVIVFSPFYENYGADTILSGAQPIYVPLIPPEFNFDAEVLEDAFRQKPKAIIVCNPSNPCGKVFTRDELQIIADLAKKYDAFVITDEVYEHILYKPNVHTYMASLPGMKDRTITCNSLSKTYSITGWRLGYTQANPEVTERIKKVHDFLTVGAAAPLQEAAVAGLNFGDDYYESLQQKYTEKRSLFLKGLDDIGLIHTEPQGAYYVLIDISEFGYESDLEFAEDLARKVGVGAVPGSSFFKEKENRYVRLHFAKKEETLDEALNRLSLIRKKI; encoded by the coding sequence ATGCCGGAACTTTCAGACAGGACAGCGGGATTTACGGACAGTGTTATCCGCCGTATGACCCGTATTTCCAATCAATATAATGCAGTAAATCTCTCTCAGGGATTCCCTGATTTTGAACCGCCTGAAAAAATTCTTCAGAGACTTGCAGAAGTTACACGAGAAGATTTTCATCAGTATGCGGTTACCTGGGGGGCTCAGAATTTTAGAGAAGCCCTTGCAAAAAAAATTACGCATTTCTCCGGGGTTGATGTTGATCCTAATGCCGAACTGGTAGTTACCTGCGGAAGTACGGAAGCAATGATGGCTGCCATGATGAGCGTTACAAATCCCGGGGATAAGGTAATTGTATTTTCTCCATTTTATGAAAACTACGGAGCTGATACTATTTTAAGCGGTGCACAGCCGATATATGTTCCTCTTATTCCGCCGGAATTTAATTTTGATGCTGAGGTTCTGGAAGATGCATTCAGGCAGAAACCGAAGGCTATTATAGTCTGCAATCCTTCTAATCCTTGTGGTAAAGTTTTTACCAGGGATGAACTGCAGATTATTGCTGACCTTGCAAAAAAATATGACGCCTTTGTCATTACGGATGAAGTTTATGAACACATTCTTTACAAGCCGAATGTTCATACTTACATGGCATCTTTACCGGGAATGAAAGACCGGACCATAACCTGTAATTCCCTGTCCAAGACCTATTCCATTACGGGATGGCGCCTTGGTTATACTCAGGCAAATCCTGAAGTTACAGAACGCATAAAAAAGGTTCATGATTTTCTGACGGTAGGAGCGGCTGCTCCTTTACAGGAAGCTGCGGTTGCCGGACTGAATTTTGGTGATGATTATTACGAAAGCCTTCAGCAGAAATATACTGAAAAGCGGAGTTTATTTTTAAAGGGGCTTGATGACATTGGGTTGATTCATACTGAGCCGCAGGGAGCATACTATGTTCTTATTGATATAAGTGAATTCGGTTATGAATCTGATCTTGAGTTTGCAGAAGATTTAGCGAGAAAAGTCGGGGTAGGGGCTGTTCCTGGTTCCAGTTTCTTTAAGGAAAAAGAAAACCGCTATGTAAGGCTTCACTTTGCAAAAAAAGAAGAGACTCTTGATGAGGCACTTAATCGTCTGTCTCTGATTCGGAAGAAGATTTAG
- a CDS encoding SH3 domain-containing protein, with protein sequence MRKIFIFILMFLTSSVFAQTEIQQKLIKNLDSGKLEKGISRVSDKYNIPDGLAVGDQYYWEGPSAICFDENNNLIIFDQIALKIYVFNAKFECERFIPVNKNLLCLPNLIKAYNVGLLLYNENESIIFIDWNGNVKWEISLPGDVVKYSFIYDEKNDLLFHYAKDGIYLLKENNSTMNNEQINNYLSKAKISDIRINNENKLVINNVVEYIIPKNSSFFIGEDLAGNSYYVSNRRRFLVQNSNAKLLTSYKFTEDEYSISRTYFPALSKTGDLFYLDYSNEKKELLLYCIENNWSSEAKQKWNPSNSLQENIQIGKIFTTVDNLRLRAEEITSSKIITTMAKGTMVKILKLGKAETIDGINSNWVQVEVLSDAKDKDGKEIKTGTTGWCYGGYLE encoded by the coding sequence ATGAGAAAAATATTTATTTTTATTTTGATGTTTTTGACTTCAAGTGTTTTTGCACAAACAGAAATACAACAGAAGCTAATTAAAAATTTAGATTCAGGCAAGCTTGAAAAAGGCATTTCCAGAGTTTCTGATAAATATAATATCCCTGATGGATTAGCAGTAGGGGATCAGTACTATTGGGAAGGTCCATCTGCAATTTGTTTTGATGAAAATAATAACTTGATTATCTTTGATCAGATAGCATTAAAAATATATGTATTCAATGCAAAATTTGAATGTGAACGATTTATTCCAGTAAATAAAAATCTTCTTTGTCTTCCTAATTTAATCAAAGCATATAATGTTGGTCTTCTTTTATATAATGAAAATGAATCAATAATATTCATTGATTGGAATGGAAATGTAAAATGGGAGATATCATTACCTGGTGATGTTGTTAAATATAGTTTCATTTATGATGAGAAAAATGATTTGTTGTTTCATTATGCAAAGGACGGTATATATCTGTTAAAAGAAAATAACAGTACAATGAATAATGAGCAGATAAACAATTATTTATCAAAAGCAAAGATTTCAGATATCAGAATAAATAATGAAAATAAATTAGTTATCAATAATGTTGTTGAATATATAATTCCAAAGAATTCTTCTTTTTTCATCGGAGAAGATTTAGCAGGCAATTCCTACTATGTCAGCAACCGAAGAAGATTTCTTGTTCAAAACTCAAACGCAAAATTATTAACCAGTTATAAATTTACAGAAGATGAATATTCAATCAGCAGGACTTATTTCCCAGCACTTTCTAAAACAGGAGATTTATTTTATTTAGACTATTCAAACGAAAAGAAAGAACTATTGCTTTATTGCATCGAAAACAACTGGTCTTCAGAAGCTAAGCAGAAATGGAATCCAAGCAATTCATTACAAGAAAACATTCAAATTGGTAAAATATTTACTACAGTTGATAATCTTAGATTGCGAGCGGAAGAAATAACATCAAGTAAAATCATTACAACAATGGCTAAAGGCACAATGGTCAAAATCCTGAAACTTGGTAAAGCAGAAACAATCGATGGCATAAACAGTAACTGGGTTCAGGTAGAAGTTCTTTCTGACGCAAAAGACAAAGACGGTAAAGAAATAAAAACAGGCACAACAGGCTGGTGCTACGGCGGATATTTGGAATAA
- a CDS encoding amino acid ABC transporter ATP-binding protein, with the protein MDYVLETKDIRKKINGKTILDGVSLSVKEGEVVVILGPSGSGKTTFLRTLNFLNPADSGTVNIAGTVVDSARHTKKSVLKLRRKTGMVFQNYNLFKNRTVIQNITDGLTVVRKIKKEEARNRAMELLERVNLTDKADSYPDQLSGGQQQRVGICRALALQPEVILFDEPTSALDPELVGGVLNVMRDVASTGITMIVVTHEIRFARDVADTVVYMEDGKIVESGSPKDVLDKPKNEKTIRFLRSLLNDYSEYYI; encoded by the coding sequence ATGGATTACGTACTTGAAACAAAAGATATACGGAAAAAAATAAACGGAAAGACCATTCTTGATGGAGTAAGCCTTTCTGTAAAGGAAGGTGAGGTTGTTGTAATTCTCGGTCCTTCCGGTTCAGGAAAAACCACTTTTTTACGTACGCTTAATTTCTTAAATCCTGCAGACAGCGGGACTGTAAATATTGCAGGAACTGTTGTTGACAGTGCAAGGCATACTAAAAAATCTGTGCTGAAACTGAGAAGAAAAACGGGAATGGTTTTTCAGAATTACAATCTTTTTAAAAACCGCACTGTGATTCAGAATATAACGGACGGACTGACAGTTGTACGGAAAATTAAAAAGGAAGAAGCCCGCAACCGGGCTATGGAACTTTTAGAGAGAGTTAATCTTACGGACAAAGCAGATTCTTATCCGGATCAGCTTTCAGGAGGACAGCAGCAGCGGGTAGGAATATGCCGTGCTCTTGCACTTCAGCCGGAGGTTATTCTTTTTGATGAACCGACTTCTGCCCTTGATCCTGAACTGGTTGGAGGAGTTCTTAATGTCATGCGGGATGTTGCCTCTACAGGTATCACTATGATTGTAGTAACTCACGAGATTCGTTTTGCCAGGGATGTTGCGGATACTGTCGTGTATATGGAAGACGGAAAAATAGTTGAATCAGGTTCACCAAAGGACGTTCTTGATAAACCTAAAAACGAAAAGACTATAAGGTTTTTAAGAAGCCTTTTGAATGATTATTCAGAGTATTATATCTGA
- a CDS encoding tyrosine-type recombinase/integrase: protein MNIEKLIATSDVLFKAMKDEQYAESTIKKYIFEIHWIQKHGKDKDFASYIDLCKYRIEGKRPSVNVEYKLHSMYRTFSDFEENNKSPSYNKRNPLQPVKSAYLCLNPYFKSLVDNYISYATNKGHSETTISACVRKAACFLKFFQQKGFATLGKVTEKDVQAFFLDENNQLNKSHSYKKAITTALQVNLEDSDVQRIMNYVPEIRKIRTLYQFLTVKECEVIKHELMDNHFSLRDKAILNILLYYGLRACDVANLKLENIDWQKDKISLYQSKTLNLVELPLLPIVGNSIYDYLKFERPEKQSQFLFLKSFSPYEALNSNGIYSISNRLFKITGLRQNKGERRGTHIFRHHIATALASGGFSQPVISATLGYVEPTSLEPYLEADIEHLRPFALSLENFPIAEEVFTND, encoded by the coding sequence ATGAATATCGAAAAATTAATAGCGACATCGGATGTTTTGTTCAAAGCAATGAAAGATGAGCAATATGCAGAGTCGACTATCAAAAAGTATATTTTTGAAATTCATTGGATTCAAAAACATGGAAAAGACAAGGATTTTGCATCTTATATTGATTTATGCAAATATCGAATCGAAGGAAAAAGACCTTCTGTTAATGTGGAATATAAACTTCATTCGATGTATCGCACTTTCAGCGACTTCGAAGAAAATAATAAAAGTCCATCTTATAATAAAAGAAATCCTTTGCAGCCTGTCAAAAGTGCTTACTTATGCTTAAATCCCTATTTTAAATCATTGGTTGATAACTACATTTCCTATGCAACTAATAAAGGTCATAGTGAAACTACTATAAGTGCCTGTGTAAGAAAAGCTGCATGTTTTCTTAAGTTTTTTCAGCAAAAAGGATTTGCAACATTAGGTAAGGTGACAGAAAAAGATGTGCAAGCTTTTTTTCTTGATGAGAATAATCAACTAAATAAAAGTCACTCTTATAAAAAAGCCATAACTACAGCATTACAGGTAAATCTTGAAGATTCTGATGTGCAAAGAATTATGAACTATGTACCAGAAATAAGGAAAATACGAACGCTTTATCAGTTTCTAACAGTAAAAGAATGTGAAGTAATAAAGCATGAGCTGATGGACAATCATTTTTCATTACGAGATAAGGCTATCCTGAATATTTTGCTTTACTATGGACTACGGGCTTGTGATGTAGCTAATCTTAAATTGGAAAATATAGACTGGCAAAAAGATAAAATATCTTTATACCAGTCAAAAACCTTAAATCTGGTTGAATTACCTCTTTTGCCAATTGTTGGAAATTCAATATACGATTATCTCAAATTTGAGAGGCCAGAAAAACAGAGTCAATTTCTTTTTCTTAAGTCGTTTTCTCCATATGAAGCCCTCAATAGCAATGGTATTTATAGCATTTCAAATAGGTTATTTAAAATAACTGGGCTTAGGCAGAATAAAGGTGAACGACGAGGAACGCATATTTTCAGACACCATATTGCAACTGCATTGGCATCAGGTGGATTTTCTCAACCTGTAATAAGTGCAACTTTGGGATATGTCGAACCAACTTCCTTAGAGCCATATCTTGAAGCAGATATAGAACATTTAAGACCATTTGCACTTAGCTTAGAAAACTTTCCGATTGCAGAGGAGGTATTTACAAATGACTGA